The Urbifossiella limnaea genome has a window encoding:
- a CDS encoding GGDEF domain-containing protein translates to MAEKVTDTWISTPKRLLSAARDACLVHIYPTGTAMGSRYPLRDKPLVVGRGDDCDVRITDNSVSRRHARIEHATDGFFVNDLGSTNGTFVNDRPLDGPTELHDGDYLRVGNCIYRYLAGGNIEAEYHEEIYRLTIQDGLTRVHNQRALGEFLDREVARSQRHHRPLSVLMFDIDKFKGINDTHGHLCGDFVLRELAARVNDTVRKEDLFARSGGEEFCLVLVETGCEEAYRAGERVRALVEAHAFRFETTPIRLTISVGVATTAGDPDITPAALLKQADDRLYQAKRGGRNRVCC, encoded by the coding sequence ATGGCCGAGAAAGTGACCGACACCTGGATTTCGACGCCCAAGCGGCTCCTGTCCGCCGCGCGGGACGCGTGTCTGGTTCACATCTACCCGACCGGCACGGCGATGGGGTCCCGCTACCCGCTGCGCGACAAGCCGCTCGTCGTCGGCCGCGGCGACGACTGCGACGTGCGGATCACCGACAACTCCGTCAGCCGCCGCCACGCCCGCATCGAGCACGCGACGGACGGGTTTTTCGTCAACGACCTGGGGAGTACGAACGGCACGTTCGTGAACGACCGCCCCCTCGACGGGCCGACCGAGCTCCACGACGGCGACTACCTCCGCGTCGGCAACTGCATCTACCGCTACCTCGCCGGCGGGAACATCGAGGCCGAGTACCACGAAGAGATTTACCGCCTCACCATCCAGGACGGGCTCACCCGCGTCCACAACCAGCGGGCGCTCGGCGAGTTCCTCGACCGCGAGGTGGCCCGCAGCCAGCGGCACCACCGGCCGCTCTCCGTGCTGATGTTCGACATCGACAAGTTCAAGGGGATCAACGACACCCACGGCCACCTGTGCGGCGACTTCGTGCTCCGCGAGCTGGCGGCGCGCGTGAACGACACCGTCCGCAAGGAAGACCTGTTCGCCCGCTCCGGCGGCGAGGAGTTCTGTCTGGTGCTGGTCGAAACCGGGTGCGAAGAGGCCTACCGGGCCGGCGAGCGGGTGCGGGCTCTCGTCGAAGCCCACGCCTTCCGCTTCGAGACCACCCCCATCCGCCTGACGATCAGCGTCGGCGTCGCCACCACCGCCGGCGACCCGGACATCACCCCCGCGGCGCTCCTGAAGCAGGCCGACGACCGCCTCTACCAGGCCAAGCGCGGCGGTCGCAACCGCGTCTGCTGCTGA